The following coding sequences lie in one Flagellimonas eckloniae genomic window:
- a CDS encoding SDR family NAD(P)-dependent oxidoreductase, with product MANIIITGTSRGIGFELVKLFSQEGHQVLALSRNENPIKELKLSNVHSFSFDLANPKDFKRITNFLKDWDKVDVLINNAGSLLNKPFLETSQEEFEAVYKVNVFGVAEMTKTALPKMDKDGHVVTISSMGGVQGSIKFPGLSAYSSSKGAVITLTELWAEEFKETGPSFNVLALGAVQTEMLAEAFPGYEAPVTAKEMATYIKDFSLTGQELYNGKLLQVSNSTP from the coding sequence ATGGCGAATATTATTATCACGGGAACAAGTAGAGGTATAGGGTTTGAACTCGTAAAGCTCTTTTCCCAAGAAGGACATCAGGTTTTGGCATTATCTCGTAATGAAAATCCTATAAAGGAATTGAAGTTGTCCAATGTACATTCTTTTTCTTTTGATTTGGCAAACCCAAAAGACTTTAAAAGAATCACGAATTTTCTTAAGGATTGGGATAAAGTGGATGTCCTTATCAATAATGCTGGGAGTCTATTGAACAAGCCATTTTTGGAAACTTCCCAAGAAGAATTTGAAGCAGTTTACAAAGTAAATGTGTTTGGAGTGGCTGAAATGACCAAGACCGCACTCCCAAAAATGGACAAGGATGGACATGTGGTAACCATTAGTTCAATGGGTGGAGTACAGGGAAGTATTAAATTTCCAGGACTTTCGGCATATAGTTCCAGTAAAGGTGCCGTAATTACCCTTACAGAGCTATGGGCGGAAGAATTTAAAGAGACAGGCCCCAGTTTTAATGTGCTGGCATTGGGAGCGGTACAGACGGAAATGTTGGCTGAGGCCTTTCCAGGTTACGAAGCACCAGTAACAGCAAAAGAAATGGCAACTTATATTAAAGATTTTTCATTAACAGGTCAAGAATTGTATAACGGAAAGTTGTTGCAAGTAAGTAATAGTACTCCATAG
- a CDS encoding DUF389 domain-containing protein, whose product MSEHLFGGEQTPNQDSGEDVKKDFKGLLGSVRKFLSELLEIRTNTDAAATKESIIADIPFKGHTSWILICSIFIASIGLNANSTAVVIGAMLISPLMGPILGMGLSLAINDIDTLRRSLKNFTVMVVLSVITAFLFFYLFPLRDESSELLARTKPDIRDVLIAFFGGLSLVIARAKKGTIASVIFGVAIATALMPPLCTVGFGLAIGKLEYAWGAMYLFIINTMFIGLATFLVIKFLRFPMVRYANSQRRRLIARVASITGIAVMIPAGFTFYQVFQESLFKKQAQEFLKDTIEVYQFNESGRYVDNLTKIEFVDDGTSLIELVCMGDELIPENIINTWRVQKNEFSRLKDADFRVLQGGRDDSEEKFNYVSELYEKNKVELLNKDEQIRLLEEEVASLTKNAGKQIPFKNISDEAKANYENIVGLGFSYQIQTDFNKLDTVPVFEVKWKEGIQKNQKEADTKKMVAWLKLRLQDSTLVVKKVE is encoded by the coding sequence ATGAGTGAACATTTATTTGGAGGGGAGCAAACCCCAAATCAAGATAGTGGGGAAGACGTAAAAAAGGATTTTAAGGGGCTTTTGGGAAGTGTACGTAAGTTTCTTTCTGAACTCTTGGAGATTCGAACCAATACAGATGCCGCTGCTACAAAAGAATCCATAATAGCCGATATTCCGTTTAAAGGACATACGTCTTGGATTCTTATTTGCTCCATTTTTATTGCCTCCATAGGTCTTAATGCCAATTCCACAGCAGTTGTTATTGGAGCCATGTTAATATCCCCTTTAATGGGTCCCATTTTGGGAATGGGTCTTTCATTGGCAATTAATGATATTGATACATTACGTAGATCGCTCAAGAATTTTACCGTAATGGTGGTTTTAAGTGTAATTACTGCCTTTTTGTTTTTCTATCTGTTTCCATTGCGAGATGAGTCTTCTGAGCTTTTGGCGCGCACGAAACCTGATATTAGAGACGTGTTGATTGCATTTTTTGGTGGACTTTCTTTGGTAATAGCTCGAGCTAAAAAGGGTACAATTGCCAGTGTTATTTTTGGAGTTGCAATTGCCACGGCACTTATGCCACCGCTTTGTACCGTAGGTTTTGGCTTGGCAATAGGAAAATTGGAGTATGCCTGGGGCGCAATGTATTTGTTCATCATCAATACCATGTTTATTGGTTTGGCGACCTTTTTGGTCATCAAGTTTTTACGATTCCCCATGGTGCGTTATGCCAACTCCCAACGAAGGAGGCTTATAGCCCGAGTCGCATCAATAACCGGGATTGCGGTAATGATTCCTGCGGGATTCACCTTTTATCAAGTTTTTCAGGAATCACTTTTTAAAAAACAGGCACAGGAATTTTTGAAAGATACTATTGAAGTATATCAATTCAATGAATCAGGTCGTTATGTGGACAATCTTACTAAAATTGAATTTGTAGATGATGGCACGTCGTTAATAGAATTGGTCTGTATGGGCGATGAATTGATTCCTGAGAATATCATTAATACCTGGCGAGTCCAAAAAAATGAGTTTTCTAGATTGAAAGATGCAGATTTTAGGGTTTTACAAGGAGGTAGAGACGACTCCGAAGAAAAATTCAACTATGTAAGTGAACTTTACGAGAAAAACAAAGTTGAACTTTTAAACAAGGATGAGCAAATACGTTTGTTGGAAGAGGAGGTTGCCAGTTTGACCAAGAATGCGGGAAAACAAATTCCATTTAAAAATATAAGTGACGAGGCAAAGGCCAACTATGAAAATATTGTAGGACTTGGATTCTCTTATCAAATACAAACTGATTTTAATAAGTTGGATACCGTTCCCGTCTTTGAGGTGAAATGGAAGGAAGGAATTCAAAAAAATCAAAAAGAAGCAGACACTAAAAAAATGGTTGCTTGGTTAAAACTTCGTTTGCAAGATTCAACTTTGGTGGTTAAGAAGGTTGAGTAG
- a CDS encoding M28 family metallopeptidase — translation MKKVLCVFAIGLLASCGSTQMRETTTVPTQTTVSGPEGVKGSIADEAMDAKASGSSLKMFTNPERVGEIMNYLASDDLKGRDSGSEGIEMAATYIENYFKSYGITPYFESYRDTLSNYKKTSYNVVGIVEGNDPVLKNEYIVIGAHYDHIGIITIDKGDAIANGANDNASGTTTVMELARYFGTEKTNKRSLIFALFSAEEKGLLGSKHLAKKLKAKDLNLYAMLNFEMTGVPLQGKDYFVYVTGYKKSNLAAVNNEYAKENLVGYLPTASEYNLFQRSDNYPFYQEFGVPSHTYCTFDFTNFDHYHKVGDENDIMDFDHMATLVNKMLPVLEGISNAPTQEIKIH, via the coding sequence ATGAAAAAAGTTTTATGTGTTTTTGCAATTGGGCTATTGGCCAGCTGCGGGTCAACACAAATGCGGGAAACAACAACGGTTCCAACGCAGACAACAGTGTCAGGTCCAGAAGGTGTAAAAGGCAGCATTGCAGATGAAGCAATGGATGCGAAAGCTTCTGGTAGCTCCTTGAAAATGTTTACAAATCCGGAACGGGTGGGTGAAATCATGAATTATCTAGCTTCGGATGATTTAAAAGGAAGAGATTCTGGAAGTGAAGGTATTGAAATGGCCGCAACATATATTGAAAACTACTTTAAGTCATATGGCATTACCCCATATTTTGAATCGTATCGGGATACACTGTCCAATTACAAAAAGACGTCTTATAATGTTGTTGGGATTGTTGAAGGAAATGATCCTGTTTTGAAGAATGAATATATCGTAATTGGCGCCCACTATGATCATATAGGGATAATTACCATTGATAAAGGAGATGCGATTGCAAACGGGGCGAACGACAATGCTTCTGGAACCACAACAGTAATGGAATTGGCAAGATACTTTGGAACAGAAAAAACGAACAAGAGAAGCTTGATATTTGCCTTGTTCAGCGCAGAAGAAAAAGGATTGTTGGGTTCAAAACATTTGGCCAAAAAGCTCAAAGCAAAGGACTTAAACCTATATGCCATGTTGAATTTTGAAATGACAGGGGTTCCATTACAAGGAAAGGACTATTTTGTTTATGTAACCGGTTACAAAAAATCCAACTTGGCCGCAGTAAATAACGAGTATGCTAAGGAGAATTTAGTAGGATATTTACCAACAGCAAGTGAATACAATCTTTTCCAGAGATCGGACAATTATCCGTTTTACCAAGAATTTGGGGTGCCATCTCATACCTATTGTACCTTTGATTTCACCAACTTTGACCATTATCATAAAGTAGGAGATGAAAATGATATAATGGATTTTGACCATATGGCAACTTTGGTAAATAAAATGCTACCTGTGTTGGAGGGAATTTCCAATGCACCGACCCAAGAAATTAAAATTCATTAA
- a CDS encoding MlaE family ABC transporter permease — protein MNYLEAIGKYFIMVWEVFKKPTKWPIMRSLILKEIDELIFGSLGIIIFIAFFIGGVVTIQTALNLTSPFLPKSLIGFAARQSVILEFAPTFTSIIMAGKVGSYITSSIGTMRVTEQIDALEVMGVNSLNYLVFPKIIAMLMYPFAVAIAMYVGILGGWIAAVFGGYAPSGEFIKGLQMDFESFHVTYAFIKTLIFAFVIATVPSYHGFFMKGGALEVGKASTTSFVWTSVVIIILNYILTQLMLG, from the coding sequence ATGAATTACCTTGAAGCGATTGGAAAATACTTCATCATGGTTTGGGAGGTATTTAAAAAGCCAACCAAGTGGCCAATCATGAGGTCCCTTATTTTAAAGGAAATCGATGAATTGATATTCGGTTCTTTGGGCATTATTATATTTATCGCCTTTTTTATTGGTGGGGTTGTTACCATACAGACCGCCTTAAACCTTACCAGCCCCTTTTTACCAAAAAGCCTTATTGGATTTGCAGCAAGACAATCCGTTATTTTAGAATTTGCGCCAACTTTTACTTCCATAATTATGGCAGGTAAGGTGGGTTCTTATATCACATCCAGTATTGGTACAATGCGGGTTACCGAACAGATTGACGCTTTGGAAGTGATGGGAGTCAATTCACTGAATTATTTGGTTTTCCCAAAGATTATAGCCATGTTAATGTATCCGTTTGCTGTGGCCATTGCCATGTATGTAGGTATCTTAGGTGGATGGATTGCTGCCGTTTTTGGTGGCTATGCACCAAGTGGGGAGTTTATCAAGGGATTGCAAATGGATTTTGAATCGTTTCATGTGACCTATGCTTTTATAAAGACGTTAATATTTGCATTTGTAATTGCAACGGTGCCATCCTACCATGGTTTTTTTATGAAAGGTGGGGCTTTGGAAGTAGGCAAGGCCAGTACAACCTCATTTGTTTGGACAAGTGTGGTCATCATTATTTTGAATTACATCCTTACACAACTAATGTTAGGTTAA
- a CDS encoding SprT-like domain-containing protein: protein MSTTLQKYLPERAVEPCLSLIEHNGVHLKIVNHRVTRHGDYRRMPNGLHQITVNASLNKYRFLITLVHEIAHLVAFEKYGRRIKPHGLEWKRTFQHLMIPFIRPEVFPSQLLPIIANHFKNPKASSSTDARLSIALKTFDSEERKNSYVYELPIGSKFRLYNGKLFQKGKKRIKRFECTELATGKVYLFQPNAEVELIS, encoded by the coding sequence GTGAGCACCACGTTGCAAAAATATTTACCAGAACGTGCAGTTGAACCATGCCTTAGTTTGATAGAACATAATGGTGTGCATTTAAAAATTGTAAATCATAGGGTAACACGTCATGGCGATTACAGGAGGATGCCCAATGGCTTGCATCAAATAACTGTAAATGCGTCCCTGAATAAATATCGTTTTTTAATTACGTTGGTGCATGAGATTGCCCATTTAGTTGCTTTTGAAAAATATGGTCGTCGTATTAAACCTCATGGATTGGAATGGAAACGCACTTTTCAACATTTAATGATTCCTTTTATCAGGCCGGAGGTGTTCCCTTCCCAGTTGCTTCCCATCATTGCGAATCATTTTAAAAATCCAAAAGCAAGTAGCAGTACAGATGCTCGCCTATCCATAGCACTAAAGACTTTTGATTCCGAAGAAAGAAAGAACAGTTATGTCTATGAATTGCCAATAGGTAGCAAGTTTCGTTTGTATAACGGGAAACTTTTCCAAAAAGGAAAAAAGCGAATAAAACGATTTGAATGTACGGAATTGGCCACTGGAAAAGTATATTTGTTTCAACCTAATGCTGAAGTTGAATTAATAAGTTAA
- a CDS encoding 2-hydroxyacid dehydrogenase has translation MVQKTVFLSRIFPKLATQLLEGAGFKVISWDKEYPMPYEQLTKAVKDCDALFCTLTDKIDSAFLNTCSHLDIITQFAVGYDNIDINEATKLKIPIGYAPNAMTEATADVAFGLMIATARKMFFMNQKIKDGKWSHFDPIGHLGLELKGKTLGILGLGRIGMAMAKRCKGAYDMEILYHNRSVNKRAEKELGAGFVDFDTLVSQSDVISVHCALTPETQGIFNKVVFKRMKPSSLFINTARGGVHNEKDLIDALNKGNIWGAGLDVTNPEPMKPNNPLLLMENVCVLPHIGSATITARNEMARMGARNIISFYEKGNVPNIVNPDVLK, from the coding sequence ATGGTCCAAAAAACAGTATTCCTATCTCGAATTTTCCCAAAGCTGGCAACTCAGCTTCTAGAAGGTGCCGGTTTTAAAGTAATCAGTTGGGATAAAGAGTATCCCATGCCCTACGAGCAGTTGACAAAGGCTGTCAAAGATTGTGATGCCCTTTTTTGTACGTTAACAGATAAAATTGACAGTGCTTTTTTAAACACCTGTTCACACTTAGACATTATTACCCAATTTGCTGTGGGCTATGATAACATAGATATCAATGAAGCCACAAAGCTTAAGATTCCTATTGGATATGCTCCGAATGCTATGACCGAGGCTACAGCAGATGTTGCCTTTGGCTTGATGATTGCCACCGCCCGAAAGATGTTCTTTATGAACCAAAAAATAAAGGATGGAAAATGGAGTCACTTTGACCCTATAGGTCATTTAGGGCTGGAACTTAAAGGTAAAACACTTGGTATTTTAGGCTTGGGGAGAATAGGCATGGCAATGGCCAAAAGATGCAAAGGTGCCTACGATATGGAAATCTTGTACCATAACAGAAGTGTCAACAAAAGAGCGGAAAAAGAACTTGGAGCAGGATTTGTTGATTTTGACACCTTGGTATCACAAAGTGATGTGATTTCAGTTCACTGTGCCTTAACACCAGAAACCCAAGGCATATTCAATAAAGTAGTTTTTAAAAGAATGAAGCCTTCATCATTGTTTATAAACACGGCTAGAGGGGGAGTCCATAATGAAAAAGATTTAATAGACGCCTTAAATAAAGGTAATATTTGGGGAGCTGGCCTAGACGTGACCAATCCGGAACCAATGAAGCCCAACAATCCTCTTCTTTTAATGGAAAATGTCTGCGTACTCCCTCATATCGGCTCGGCAACTATTACTGCCCGAAATGAAATGGCTAGAATGGGAGCCAGAAATATAATCAGCTTTTATGAGAAGGGAAATGTCCCAAATATTGTTAACCCGGATGTCCTAAAATAG
- a CDS encoding mannose-1-phosphate guanylyltransferase, whose translation MNKNYYAILMAGGVGSRFWPVSTSSYPKQFHDMLGTGKTLIQKTFDRLNKFIPTENILILTNERYNDLVLEQLPQVSQEQVVLEPAMRNTAPCILYASLKIQKMNPNAVMIVAPSDHWIEDEKAFENDVKACFDKCESEDVLCTLGIQPTFPNTGFGYIEFEKGSDQALKKVSQFREKPDYETAKEFLAQGNFLWNAGIFMWGVNTIVNAFKNYQPDQFDLFQNGVSCYNTADEESFIKENYPKAENISIDYAILEQSKSIYTLPATFDWNDLGTWGALYDKLDKDEEQNAVVNSKTVLQGAKGNMIRSPKGKIVVVDGLEDYIIVDKEEVLLIYPKSKQQDIKKVLGLVKERFGDQHA comes from the coding sequence ATGAACAAAAATTATTACGCAATATTAATGGCCGGAGGTGTCGGTTCCCGATTTTGGCCTGTTAGCACTTCTTCCTATCCCAAGCAGTTTCATGATATGTTGGGAACTGGAAAAACCTTGATTCAAAAAACATTTGATAGACTCAATAAATTCATTCCAACAGAAAATATTTTGATTCTTACCAATGAACGGTATAACGATTTGGTCTTGGAGCAATTACCCCAAGTGAGTCAAGAACAAGTGGTCTTGGAGCCGGCGATGCGAAATACAGCGCCTTGTATTTTATATGCCTCCTTAAAGATTCAAAAAATGAACCCCAATGCAGTCATGATTGTGGCACCAAGCGACCATTGGATTGAGGACGAAAAAGCATTTGAAAATGATGTAAAAGCCTGTTTTGATAAATGTGAAAGCGAAGACGTGTTGTGTACGTTGGGAATTCAGCCAACCTTTCCCAACACAGGTTTTGGGTATATCGAATTTGAAAAAGGAAGTGACCAAGCTCTAAAAAAGGTGTCTCAATTTAGAGAAAAACCGGATTATGAAACAGCCAAAGAATTTTTGGCGCAAGGTAATTTTCTTTGGAATGCAGGAATTTTTATGTGGGGTGTAAACACAATTGTAAACGCGTTCAAGAACTATCAACCAGACCAGTTTGATTTGTTTCAAAATGGCGTTTCTTGCTATAATACTGCTGATGAAGAGTCTTTTATAAAGGAAAACTATCCAAAGGCCGAAAACATTTCAATAGATTACGCTATATTGGAGCAATCCAAATCTATATATACTTTACCTGCTACTTTTGATTGGAACGATTTAGGGACTTGGGGCGCACTGTATGATAAGCTTGATAAGGATGAAGAGCAGAATGCTGTTGTAAATAGCAAAACGGTACTTCAAGGCGCTAAAGGAAATATGATTCGATCTCCAAAAGGAAAGATTGTAGTTGTTGATGGGTTAGAAGATTATATTATTGTGGATAAAGAGGAAGTTTTACTGATTTATCCAAAATCGAAGCAGCAAGACATTAAAAAAGTGCTAGGTCTGGTAAAGGAAAGGTTTGGTGATCAGCACGCATAA
- a CDS encoding ABC transporter ATP-binding protein has protein sequence MIEVDNIHKSFGDAHILKGVSTIFEDGKTNLVIGQSGSGKTVFLKCLLGLFEPEEGQICYNGQFYSELSTSERRDLRQEMGMVFQGSALFDSMTVEGNVMFPLDMFTNQSKAEMQDRVDFVLERVNLIDAHKKFPSEISGGMQKRVAIARAIVMNPKYLFCDEPNSGLDPKTAILIDNLIQEITKEYNITTIINTHDMNSVMEIGEKIIFLKNGHKEWEGTNKEIFKTDNKAVTDFVYSSELFKKVRQMYIEERN, from the coding sequence ATGATAGAAGTTGATAATATTCATAAATCATTTGGAGACGCCCATATACTTAAGGGTGTAAGCACCATTTTTGAAGACGGAAAGACCAATTTGGTCATTGGCCAAAGTGGATCTGGAAAAACCGTTTTTTTAAAATGTCTTTTGGGATTGTTTGAACCCGAAGAAGGTCAAATTTGCTATAACGGTCAGTTTTATTCTGAATTATCCACCAGTGAGCGCAGGGATTTGCGACAAGAAATGGGAATGGTATTTCAAGGAAGCGCCTTATTTGATTCTATGACTGTTGAAGGTAATGTGATGTTCCCTCTGGATATGTTCACCAATCAATCTAAAGCTGAAATGCAAGATCGTGTTGATTTTGTTTTAGAACGTGTTAATCTAATTGATGCGCATAAAAAATTTCCTTCTGAAATATCTGGTGGGATGCAAAAAAGGGTGGCCATTGCACGTGCCATTGTAATGAATCCCAAATATTTGTTTTGTGATGAACCAAATTCCGGATTAGATCCCAAGACGGCAATCTTGATAGACAATCTAATCCAAGAAATTACCAAAGAATATAATATTACCACCATTATCAATACGCACGATATGAACTCAGTAATGGAAATTGGAGAAAAAATCATCTTTTTAAAGAACGGACACAAGGAATGGGAAGGAACCAACAAAGAAATTTTTAAAACCGACAACAAGGCGGTTACTGACTTTGTCTATTCCTCCGAGCTCTTTAAAAAAGTACGACAAATGTATATAGAGGAGCGTAATTAA
- the pafA gene encoding alkaline phosphatase PafA gives MKKTNTLVLVLTLFAACFSFAQRKAKKTIEEKPIEIAQSPKLVVGIIVDQMRYDYLTRFWNHYGEGGFKRLVTDGFNCKNHHFNYAPTSTGPGHTSVYTGTTPSIHGIIGNNWYDKTQDESVYCAGDARYKSVGTSSDAGEMSPHRMLTTTITDQLRLHTQKRGKVIAVALKDRGAILPGGHMASAAYWFEGGDYGKWISSTYYMQQLPKWVADFNASNKIKAYKKPWNTLKDISLYVESGSDNNNYETPFEDETTPTFPHSTPNLLNKEKDFEILKYTPYGNSITADFALEALEKENLGTDAITDFLAISFSSTDYIGHKYGVNSKEVQDAYLRLDVDLARILNTLDEKVGKGEYTVFLSADHGAVHVPSYLMDEKIPAGYMDSEASKVRFDEFLKYKYGTTDIVKRISDFQIFLDRKVLDNLDMNIEDVEEEIAFELLDYDDVGKIYTGYQMWQNEYTRGLPYILQNGWNQKRSGDVLIVQNPGYVSYHTTGSTHGSPMIYDTHVPLLFYGKGIKKGSTANRTEIPDIAPTLATLLGIAFPNGTTGEPINEVLN, from the coding sequence ATGAAAAAAACCAACACGCTCGTACTGGTGCTAACTCTTTTTGCTGCCTGTTTTTCTTTTGCCCAACGTAAAGCAAAAAAAACCATTGAGGAAAAGCCAATAGAGATTGCACAATCGCCAAAATTGGTTGTGGGAATTATTGTAGATCAAATGCGGTATGATTACTTGACCCGTTTTTGGAATCATTATGGAGAAGGAGGGTTTAAGCGTTTGGTAACCGATGGGTTTAATTGTAAAAACCATCATTTTAATTATGCTCCCACTAGTACAGGACCAGGGCATACATCTGTCTATACGGGAACTACACCATCCATTCATGGCATAATCGGGAATAATTGGTATGATAAAACCCAAGATGAAAGTGTGTATTGTGCGGGTGATGCTCGTTATAAGTCTGTTGGAACATCATCGGATGCTGGAGAAATGTCACCACACCGTATGTTGACAACTACAATAACCGATCAGTTACGTTTGCATACCCAAAAGAGGGGTAAAGTAATCGCAGTGGCACTAAAAGATAGAGGTGCGATACTGCCTGGAGGGCATATGGCAAGTGCGGCATATTGGTTTGAAGGTGGTGACTATGGGAAATGGATAAGCAGTACATATTACATGCAACAGCTTCCTAAATGGGTGGCTGATTTTAATGCATCGAATAAAATAAAAGCATATAAAAAACCATGGAACACCTTAAAGGATATAAGTTTATATGTGGAAAGTGGAAGCGATAACAATAACTATGAAACTCCATTTGAGGATGAAACCACTCCTACCTTTCCCCACAGTACGCCAAATCTACTGAATAAGGAAAAGGATTTTGAAATCTTAAAATATACTCCCTACGGAAATAGTATTACTGCAGATTTTGCTCTTGAAGCGCTGGAAAAGGAAAATTTGGGAACCGATGCCATTACGGATTTTCTAGCCATCAGTTTTTCAAGTACCGACTACATTGGCCATAAATATGGAGTGAACTCAAAAGAAGTTCAAGATGCATATTTAAGACTTGATGTTGATTTGGCACGAATCCTTAATACTTTGGATGAAAAAGTTGGTAAGGGTGAGTATACAGTGTTCTTGTCCGCAGATCATGGGGCAGTTCATGTTCCGTCTTACCTTATGGATGAAAAAATACCCGCAGGATATATGGATTCTGAGGCTTCAAAAGTGAGGTTTGATGAGTTCTTGAAATACAAATACGGTACTACGGACATTGTTAAAAGAATAAGTGATTTTCAAATTTTTCTTGATAGAAAAGTCCTTGACAATCTTGATATGAATATTGAAGACGTAGAGGAAGAAATTGCTTTTGAATTATTGGACTATGATGATGTTGGAAAAATATATACAGGGTATCAAATGTGGCAAAATGAATATACCAGGGGTTTGCCTTATATTTTGCAAAATGGATGGAATCAAAAGCGCTCGGGGGATGTTCTTATAGTGCAAAATCCTGGTTACGTTTCATATCATACAACTGGTTCTACACACGGTTCCCCTATGATTTATGATACGCATGTTCCTCTTTTGTTTTATGGAAAAGGAATAAAAAAAGGAAGTACGGCAAATAGAACGGAAATCCCCGATATTGCGCCTACTCTTGCTACTTTATTAGGTATAGCATTTCCAAATGGTACAACAGGTGAGCCAATAAATGAAGTGCTTAATTAG
- a CDS encoding pyruvate dehydrogenase complex dihydrolipoamide acetyltransferase, giving the protein MAEVINMPRLSDTMEEGTVAKWLKKVGDKVEEGDILAEIETDKATMEFESFHEGTLLHIGIEEGDGAPVDSLLAIIGEDGEDISGLLSGSGDSATSEAPATESTPEAIATSTSEATPTADIPEGVEVIAMPRLSDTMEEGTVATWLKKVGDTVEEGDILAEIETDKATMEFESFYSGTLLHIGIQEGESAPVDEVLAVIGPEGTDVNAVLNASSGSSPVESAPKAEVQTAAPAVQEAPVQATTSQNGRILASPLAKKIASDKGINLAEVSGSGDHGRIVKRDVENFQPSQVSAPTAEKVETSATPIAPINLPVGEESQEEVKNSSMRKAITKHLGASKFSAPHFYLTIEVDMDNAKASRVQINSLPDTKVSFNDMVLKACAMALKKHPQVNTTWTDEATIYKHHIHMGVAVAVDEGLVVPVIKFADQLSLTQIGASVKDLAGRARNKKVKPDEMEGSTFTVSNLGMFGIQEFTSIINKPNSAILSVGAIVEKPVVKNGEIVVGNTMKVTLACDHRTVDGAVGAQFLQTLRAYLENPVTMLA; this is encoded by the coding sequence ATGGCAGAAGTAATCAATATGCCTAGATTGAGCGATACTATGGAGGAAGGTACCGTGGCTAAATGGCTCAAAAAAGTGGGAGACAAGGTTGAAGAAGGAGATATTTTGGCCGAGATTGAAACAGATAAGGCCACTATGGAATTTGAGTCCTTCCATGAAGGTACATTACTTCACATAGGAATTGAAGAAGGAGATGGAGCTCCAGTAGATTCGCTTTTGGCGATTATTGGCGAAGATGGTGAAGATATTTCTGGTTTATTGAGTGGTAGTGGAGATTCTGCGACCTCAGAAGCACCTGCCACCGAAAGTACTCCGGAAGCTATTGCTACTTCTACTTCAGAAGCAACACCTACGGCTGATATTCCCGAAGGAGTGGAAGTCATTGCCATGCCCAGATTGAGCGATACCATGGAAGAAGGTACTGTGGCAACATGGCTTAAAAAAGTGGGAGATACGGTAGAAGAAGGGGATATTTTGGCCGAGATTGAAACAGATAAAGCTACCATGGAATTTGAATCCTTCTATTCAGGTACCTTGCTGCACATCGGAATTCAAGAAGGAGAATCAGCTCCTGTAGATGAGGTTTTGGCCGTTATTGGCCCAGAAGGAACAGATGTCAATGCCGTTTTAAATGCTTCTTCAGGTTCAAGCCCGGTTGAAAGCGCTCCAAAAGCTGAGGTTCAGACAGCTGCACCAGCGGTTCAGGAAGCTCCGGTACAAGCAACTACTTCCCAAAATGGACGTATTCTAGCTTCGCCTTTGGCAAAGAAAATTGCCAGTGACAAAGGAATTAACTTAGCAGAAGTAAGTGGGTCAGGTGATCATGGTCGAATTGTAAAGCGAGATGTCGAGAATTTCCAACCTTCACAAGTATCGGCTCCAACTGCTGAAAAAGTAGAAACTTCCGCTACCCCGATAGCTCCTATCAACTTGCCCGTTGGTGAGGAAAGTCAGGAAGAAGTGAAAAACTCTTCCATGCGAAAAGCAATCACCAAACATTTGGGCGCTTCTAAATTCAGTGCTCCACATTTCTACTTGACAATTGAAGTGGATATGGACAACGCTAAGGCATCAAGGGTGCAGATAAATAGTCTGCCAGATACCAAAGTATCTTTTAATGATATGGTATTAAAAGCTTGTGCAATGGCATTGAAAAAGCATCCACAAGTAAATACAACATGGACAGATGAAGCTACCATATACAAACATCATATCCATATGGGTGTTGCTGTTGCGGTAGATGAAGGTTTGGTTGTTCCTGTTATAAAATTTGCAGACCAACTAAGTTTGACGCAAATAGGTGCTTCAGTGAAGGACTTGGCAGGAAGAGCACGAAACAAGAAAGTAAAACCAGATGAAATGGAAGGTAGTACTTTTACGGTATCCAACCTTGGAATGTTTGGAATTCAAGAATTCACATCCATCATCAATAAACCAAATTCAGCTATTTTATCCGTAGGAGCAATAGTTGAAAAGCCAGTGGTTAAAAATGGCGAAATTGTTGTGGGTAATACAATGAAAGTAACCTTGGCATGTGACCATAGAACGGTTGATGGTGCAGTAGGTGCTCAATTTTTGCAAACACTAAGGGCTTATTTAGAAAACCCGGTTACCATGTTGGCATAA